In a single window of the Hoyosella subflava DQS3-9A1 genome:
- a CDS encoding DUF1775 domain-containing protein, whose product MTSSIRRSVTMAAAVVLSGVIAGAPAAAHVLVDRVEPVGGGETSVVFAFEHGCEGDPTVALELTVPGGVEPRSTDEPDGWHAHIHGDVITWSGPPITDGDRAEFVLTAHITGAPGEVFLFPTSQRCEGGSSYHWADADPSAPEPAPSFIGTSATVTPPAATTAGASRGQAITAAVLLAVALAAVGAVARPVRR is encoded by the coding sequence ATGACCAGTTCGATTCGGCGCAGCGTCACAATGGCGGCAGCGGTGGTGTTGTCTGGGGTGATCGCGGGTGCGCCGGCTGCAGCACACGTCCTGGTCGACCGGGTAGAACCCGTTGGCGGCGGAGAGACGTCGGTGGTTTTTGCCTTCGAGCACGGGTGCGAGGGTGACCCGACCGTCGCGCTTGAACTCACCGTGCCCGGTGGCGTCGAACCGCGGTCGACCGACGAACCGGATGGTTGGCATGCACACATCCACGGTGACGTCATCACGTGGTCGGGCCCACCAATCACAGACGGTGACCGTGCCGAGTTTGTGCTCACCGCGCACATCACGGGCGCACCCGGAGAGGTGTTCCTGTTCCCCACCTCTCAACGATGTGAGGGCGGATCGAGCTATCACTGGGCGGACGCCGACCCGTCCGCGCCCGAGCCGGCACCGTCGTTCATCGGGACGAGCGCTACTGTGACGCCCCCTGCAGCAACCACTGCAGGAGCGAGTCGCGGTCAGGCGATTACCGCGGCAGTACTGCTGGCCGTCGCGCTGGCAGCGGTCGGTGCGGTAGCGAGACCAGTGAGGCGTTAG
- a CDS encoding NAD(P)-dependent oxidoreductase, with product MSTTKKVCIVGASGKLGRYMVQHALDRGYEVVGVCRERSVGKLADFADRITIVPGPTNDRDVIRKAVTGCDGVLTVLAPWGVQQYSSGTAQAVLDYAEPDARLIFSCGWHIARDGKDTYSWRFRATVKLITWLARAVRAVEIDDQVEACRRIFASDRKWTVVRGSDLEEGESQGLPVWSRHVGDPVLESNLTRRVDFALFMVEALTDDTLVREAPAIVGRLAPSAVNR from the coding sequence ATGAGCACCACCAAGAAGGTGTGCATCGTCGGCGCTTCGGGGAAACTCGGGCGATACATGGTTCAGCACGCGCTGGACCGCGGATACGAAGTCGTCGGCGTGTGCCGCGAACGCAGCGTCGGAAAGCTCGCCGATTTCGCAGACCGGATCACGATCGTTCCCGGGCCCACCAATGACCGAGACGTCATCCGGAAGGCGGTCACCGGGTGCGACGGTGTACTGACCGTCCTGGCGCCGTGGGGCGTCCAGCAGTATTCGTCGGGAACTGCACAGGCAGTGCTCGATTACGCCGAACCCGATGCACGGCTGATCTTTTCGTGCGGCTGGCACATCGCCCGCGATGGCAAGGACACGTACTCCTGGCGATTCCGGGCAACCGTAAAACTCATCACCTGGCTGGCGCGCGCCGTGCGCGCCGTCGAGATCGATGACCAGGTGGAGGCGTGCCGACGGATATTCGCCAGTGACCGGAAATGGACCGTTGTCCGCGGCAGCGACCTGGAGGAAGGCGAGAGCCAGGGATTGCCTGTGTGGAGTCGTCACGTCGGCGATCCAGTCCTCGAAAGCAATCTGACGCGACGCGTGGATTTCGCGCTGTTCATGGTGGAGGCGCTCACCGACGACACCCTCGTCCGGGAGGCTCCGGCGATCGTTGGTCGTCTCGCGCCCAGCGCCGTAAATCGTTAG
- a CDS encoding ABC transporter permease translates to MTTSAERIDYAAATPKVIADVLNAPGPRPSRASSVSTSLTFGHRALLKIKHVPEQLFDVTMFPIMFILMFTYLFGGALAGSPREYVQFLLPGILVQTVVMITMYTGLTINKDIEKGVFDRFRSLPIWRPSPLVGALLGDVVRYTLASIIVMLVGMAIGFRPSGGIIGVTLSIVLLLAFSFSLSWIWTMLAMLLRTEQAVMGVSMFILFPLTFASNIFVDPATMPGWLQAFVNANPISHLVTAIRGLMGGSLEFADLAAVGIWCAVFIAIFGPLSMRLYNRKS, encoded by the coding sequence ATGACAACAAGCGCAGAGCGTATTGATTACGCGGCGGCGACGCCGAAGGTCATCGCGGATGTCCTGAACGCTCCGGGACCGCGGCCTTCGCGGGCGAGTTCAGTGTCGACGTCACTGACGTTCGGGCATCGCGCACTGCTGAAGATCAAGCATGTGCCGGAACAACTGTTTGACGTGACGATGTTCCCGATCATGTTTATCCTCATGTTCACCTACCTGTTCGGTGGTGCACTCGCGGGTTCTCCACGTGAGTACGTGCAGTTCTTGCTGCCGGGCATTCTCGTGCAAACGGTCGTCATGATCACCATGTACACCGGGTTGACGATCAACAAGGACATCGAGAAGGGTGTGTTCGACCGGTTCCGGTCGCTGCCGATCTGGCGGCCCTCGCCGCTGGTGGGGGCGCTGCTCGGTGATGTGGTGCGCTACACGCTGGCATCGATCATCGTGATGCTCGTGGGCATGGCGATCGGGTTCCGGCCGAGCGGCGGCATTATTGGTGTCACGCTCTCGATTGTGCTATTGCTGGCGTTCTCGTTCAGTTTGTCGTGGATCTGGACGATGCTTGCGATGCTGCTGCGCACGGAGCAGGCAGTAATGGGCGTGTCGATGTTCATCCTGTTTCCGCTGACATTTGCGAGCAACATTTTCGTTGATCCAGCGACAATGCCGGGCTGGCTGCAGGCATTCGTCAATGCGAACCCGATCAGTCACCTTGTGACGGCGATCAGGGGCCTCATGGGTGGTTCACTCGAATTCGCTGACCTCGCTGCAGTGGGAATCTGGTGCGCAGTGTTCATCGCAATATTCGGGCCACTATCGATGCGGCTCTACAACCGGAAATCGTAG
- a CDS encoding YcnI family protein: MNTSILARAAAAGSAAVALAFLAPATAAAHVTVSANTTEAGQYSVLTVGIPHGCDGASTTSVAIQIPEVFTNVTPTVNPNWEVEKVMERLDPPVEDGHGGERTERVAEVVYTANTPLPDDLRDTFELSVRLPETPGETLYFPAIQECEEGEVAWTQIAAEGQDASDFDYPAPAVTLTAASADDDGDTTAADTDSAGVSGLSVAALGLSAVAVVLGGAALVRTRRT, translated from the coding sequence GTGAATACGTCTATCCTTGCGCGCGCGGCCGCGGCCGGATCCGCTGCTGTCGCTCTCGCTTTCCTGGCACCGGCAACTGCCGCAGCCCACGTCACGGTTTCCGCAAACACCACCGAAGCCGGTCAATATTCGGTGCTTACAGTCGGTATCCCGCACGGGTGCGATGGCGCATCGACAACCTCGGTCGCGATTCAGATCCCTGAGGTGTTCACGAACGTGACACCGACCGTGAACCCCAACTGGGAAGTGGAGAAGGTCATGGAGCGGCTCGATCCTCCCGTGGAGGACGGCCACGGCGGCGAGCGCACTGAGCGGGTAGCCGAGGTCGTATACACGGCGAACACGCCACTCCCCGACGACCTGCGGGACACGTTCGAGCTGTCGGTCCGCCTGCCCGAGACTCCCGGCGAGACCCTGTACTTCCCTGCCATCCAGGAGTGTGAAGAGGGCGAGGTAGCGTGGACACAGATCGCCGCCGAAGGTCAGGATGCAAGCGACTTCGACTACCCCGCACCAGCCGTGACGCTAACTGCGGCGTCGGCGGACGATGACGGAGACACCACCGCTGCCGACACCGATTCGGCGGGCGTTTCGGGGCTTTCCGTCGCCGCGCTAGGGCTCTCGGCAGTCGCAGTCGTTCTCGGTGGCGCCGCACTCGTTCGCACCCGCCGCACCTAG
- a CDS encoding TetR/AcrR family transcriptional regulator, protein MGQIDRRAQLAGIVVRIAAEQGLDHVSVREVAAAAGLSIGAVQHHFRTKDAMLLAAFRHYADALTDRIRSMDRSGSPHDTIRRLLFQLLPLDDARSTETRMFIAFAARSIVTPELARVYHEGLDQLRAVLTRLVQVAQDSGMAVTHLPAETLARTLLAVADGATLQTVTDRSEEAREHAIAEINTALDLVFANG, encoded by the coding sequence ATGGGACAGATCGACAGGCGCGCACAGCTCGCGGGCATCGTCGTGCGTATCGCCGCCGAACAGGGCCTCGATCACGTGAGCGTTCGTGAAGTGGCCGCGGCCGCAGGCCTCTCCATCGGCGCAGTGCAGCACCATTTCCGCACGAAAGACGCGATGCTGCTCGCCGCGTTCCGGCACTACGCCGATGCACTCACCGACCGGATCCGATCGATGGACCGGTCCGGGAGCCCGCACGACACTATCCGTCGACTACTTTTCCAACTACTGCCGCTCGATGACGCCCGCAGCACCGAAACCCGGATGTTCATCGCGTTCGCCGCGCGCTCGATCGTCACCCCAGAGCTGGCACGCGTCTACCACGAGGGCCTCGATCAGCTCCGCGCCGTGCTCACTCGCCTTGTCCAGGTCGCACAGGACTCCGGCATGGCCGTCACCCACCTCCCTGCCGAAACCCTCGCCCGCACCCTCCTCGCCGTCGCGGATGGCGCCACGCTGCAGACCGTCACCGACCGCAGTGAAGAAGCACGGGAGCACGCGATCGCGGAAATCAATACGGCACTCGACCTAGTGTTCGCGAACGGTTGA
- a CDS encoding daunorubicin/doxorubicin resistance ABC transporter ATP-binding protein DrrA, giving the protein MTESELSQHASAPAIETRGLVKRFGQTVAVNGVDLTVPRGGVYGVLGPNGAGKTTVIRMLATLLPIDGGSARVLGHDVIAEAEAVRQKVSLTGQFASLDEDLTGTENLVLLGRLYGYSRSAARDRAAQLLDAFGLTEAAKRQVKNYSGGMRRRLDIAASIIVTPELIFLDEPTTGLDPRSRNQVWEIVRALVKGGTTVLLTTQYLDEADQLADRIAVIDHGKVIAEGTTGELKASVGSGALHVRVADPAQRADAASVLERVLGVDIVLESDPSAMTARVNDPTTVGAALPALHDAGINVTTFALGQPSLDEVFLALTGKPAEPETNGSGTSEGFENIAAQEALR; this is encoded by the coding sequence ATGACAGAGTCAGAACTGTCACAACACGCGTCGGCGCCAGCGATTGAGACACGGGGGCTGGTCAAACGGTTCGGGCAGACAGTCGCCGTCAACGGCGTCGACCTCACCGTGCCGCGTGGCGGTGTCTACGGGGTTCTCGGGCCGAACGGCGCGGGCAAGACAACAGTGATCCGGATGCTTGCGACGTTGCTGCCGATCGACGGCGGCAGCGCGCGAGTGCTCGGGCACGACGTGATCGCGGAGGCGGAGGCGGTGCGGCAGAAAGTGTCGCTGACCGGGCAATTCGCGTCACTCGATGAAGACTTGACGGGCACTGAGAACCTGGTGCTGCTAGGCAGGCTGTACGGGTATTCACGGTCGGCGGCCCGGGATCGCGCCGCTCAGCTGCTAGACGCATTCGGGCTGACGGAAGCAGCGAAACGTCAGGTCAAGAACTACTCGGGCGGTATGCGGCGACGTCTCGATATCGCGGCCAGCATCATCGTGACACCCGAGTTGATTTTCCTTGACGAACCGACCACGGGCCTGGACCCGCGCAGCCGCAACCAGGTGTGGGAAATCGTCCGCGCGCTCGTCAAAGGCGGCACCACTGTGCTGCTGACGACGCAGTACCTCGACGAGGCAGATCAGCTCGCTGACCGCATCGCGGTGATCGACCACGGGAAGGTCATCGCGGAAGGAACAACCGGCGAGTTGAAAGCATCGGTCGGTTCGGGTGCGCTGCACGTGCGGGTCGCGGACCCGGCGCAGCGAGCGGACGCAGCGAGCGTGCTAGAGCGAGTATTGGGCGTCGACATCGTCCTCGAGTCGGATCCTTCGGCGATGACCGCGCGGGTGAACGACCCGACGACGGTGGGTGCGGCGCTACCAGCTCTGCATGACGCTGGCATCAACGTCACGACGTTTGCGCTCGGCCAGCCGAGCCTTGATGAAGTGTTCCTCGCGCTGACTGGCAAACCCGCTGAACCGGAGACGAATGGCAGCGGCACCAGCGAAGGATTCGAGAACATAGCGGCCCAGGAGGCACTCCGATGA
- a CDS encoding MarR family winged helix-turn-helix transcriptional regulator, with the protein MTTRDLRIGFRVSNEFIADNPDVDASAVEVSINFMAVSELASSRMESLLAPLGLRKGGYNLLMVLAGAEGPITPTQIGERIVARGATITGLVNTLVRRGYAERAPDPNDRRRVLVSITPSGRDVVSDASAVICRSDEELMGIFSEDERERLIRMLGRLQNHLKKLTT; encoded by the coding sequence ATGACGACGCGCGACCTGCGGATCGGATTCCGGGTCAGCAACGAGTTCATCGCCGACAACCCTGACGTCGACGCATCGGCAGTGGAGGTATCGATCAACTTCATGGCCGTTTCCGAACTCGCTTCGAGCCGCATGGAGTCCCTGTTGGCTCCGCTCGGGTTGCGCAAGGGCGGTTACAACCTGCTGATGGTGCTGGCCGGAGCGGAGGGACCCATCACGCCGACGCAGATCGGTGAGCGAATCGTCGCTCGCGGCGCCACGATCACCGGTCTCGTCAACACACTGGTGCGGCGCGGCTATGCCGAGCGCGCTCCCGATCCGAACGATCGACGGCGCGTCCTGGTGTCGATCACCCCGAGCGGCCGTGACGTCGTCTCCGATGCCAGCGCCGTGATCTGCCGAAGCGATGAGGAACTGATGGGCATCTTCAGCGAGGACGAGCGCGAACGGCTGATCCGCATGCTCGGACGCCTCCAGAACCACCTCAAGAAACTCACCACCTGA
- a CDS encoding TetR/AcrR family transcriptional regulator — MDTPGGKYGGETAAQRKAQRRGRLISAALDIVADGGAGRLTVRGVCGTARLNDRYFYENFSDCDQLLLEALEQEMAQGVEHLLGAVGAAPAEIRAKVRAAVEAAFDFVVADERRGKLLIAAQTSEALRPRRDELIRSLAQIMSIQSMELLDSRHLSESDAELAGLSLVSGGLEVATMWLRGELSASKKHLVNFIVALILTTAEMSTALERELTD; from the coding sequence GTGGACACTCCAGGCGGCAAGTACGGTGGTGAAACTGCGGCGCAGCGCAAAGCGCAACGGCGTGGCCGGCTCATCAGCGCGGCACTCGACATCGTCGCAGACGGGGGAGCGGGCAGGCTCACCGTGCGCGGCGTATGCGGCACGGCACGCCTCAACGACCGCTACTTCTACGAGAACTTCAGCGACTGTGACCAGCTTCTCCTCGAGGCGCTCGAACAGGAAATGGCCCAGGGTGTCGAACACCTGCTGGGCGCCGTCGGTGCCGCCCCAGCTGAGATCCGGGCGAAAGTCCGTGCGGCAGTGGAGGCAGCGTTCGACTTCGTCGTCGCCGACGAGAGGCGCGGGAAACTACTGATCGCGGCGCAAACCTCTGAAGCGCTGCGGCCACGGCGCGACGAACTGATCCGGTCGCTCGCTCAGATCATGTCCATCCAGTCGATGGAACTGCTAGATTCGCGCCACCTCTCCGAGTCTGACGCTGAACTAGCAGGGCTCAGTCTGGTCAGCGGAGGCCTCGAAGTCGCGACGATGTGGCTGCGCGGCGAATTGTCGGCAAGCAAGAAGCACCTGGTCAACTTCATCGTTGCGCTGATCCTGACTACAGCGGAAATGTCGACTGCGCTAGAACGGGAACTTACCGACTGA
- a CDS encoding TIGR03086 family metal-binding protein, whose protein sequence is MDSVTALERAYESMRNATADLGPAQMTAPSQCDGWDVKTLLNHVFGVGWMFTLVNQGQALGEDSGDVVGTDPALACREVAAANIAAWKIDGAFDGDRTYPFGSFPAPRALLINVGEIAVHAWDVAKSTGQDASIDSGVAALLWDFYNSLPLEAFREHGAFGPVVPVPESAPVADRVLGLIGFQPLAVRAA, encoded by the coding sequence ATGGATTCGGTCACCGCTCTCGAGCGTGCGTATGAGTCGATGAGAAACGCGACGGCCGATCTGGGACCCGCCCAGATGACGGCACCGTCGCAATGCGACGGGTGGGACGTCAAGACGTTGCTGAACCACGTCTTCGGTGTCGGCTGGATGTTCACGCTCGTGAACCAGGGCCAGGCACTCGGGGAGGACTCCGGTGACGTTGTCGGCACCGATCCTGCGCTGGCCTGCCGTGAGGTCGCGGCCGCCAACATCGCGGCGTGGAAGATCGACGGGGCGTTCGACGGCGATCGGACCTACCCGTTCGGCTCGTTCCCAGCCCCGAGGGCGCTGTTGATCAACGTGGGTGAGATCGCTGTCCACGCATGGGACGTCGCAAAGTCCACCGGGCAGGACGCGTCGATCGACTCGGGAGTGGCGGCGCTGCTGTGGGACTTCTACAACTCCCTGCCGCTCGAGGCCTTCCGCGAGCACGGTGCCTTCGGGCCGGTCGTGCCCGTCCCTGAGTCGGCCCCGGTCGCCGATCGTGTCCTCGGCCTCATCGGCTTCCAGCCGTTGGCGGTCCGCGCTGCATGA
- a CDS encoding copper resistance protein CopC, with product MLSPSRTVSGAVKAVAGALLLTFAAFIFAALPAAAHAVLLGTDPGDGAVLDSPPDTVTLTFNENVAVPPNGVTVLDATGDAVQSNAISIDASVAVTFESGLSDGTYIVNWRVISADSHPISGAFTFSVGAPSDTVADVAPPAAAPGTEALTVGTQAVMYLGGLTAAGLVFFHFFVTALTRGGMRTMRWAAVAAACGMIAYVPAAYVWQNGLGLTSVFTWDAIRDSFHTAGSFSAASIAAMLGILGFAGAVTATSVASRSPGRVLAAIACGGAGLALGSLVLTGHTRTFGPPVVLLTSDAVHVTAAALWLGGLIGLALVLRTGERGAAAAVVRFSSIAAAVLAASAITGIVMAWLILDSLQALTGTRYGVTLMVKAGAVAVVVLLAAWNRWKLVPTVGSRPDSLRRLRRIVGAEAVLLLGVASVTAFLVSQSPTTVPRDETGQYSVSLGEATLDAHVSPLRVGINAFEFTMRDEDGQAIDAVSEPDLRVFMPDPGIGPLSPSVTQTGLGQYEAVLDLPLPGEWEITVSARLSRFDNPVATVTVEVAE from the coding sequence ATGCTGTCCCCTTCGCGGACCGTGTCCGGGGCAGTGAAAGCCGTAGCCGGGGCGCTGCTGCTCACGTTCGCAGCATTCATTTTCGCAGCGCTCCCGGCTGCGGCCCACGCTGTCCTGCTTGGAACCGACCCAGGTGACGGCGCGGTTCTCGACTCCCCGCCGGACACAGTCACACTCACGTTCAACGAGAACGTCGCCGTACCTCCAAATGGGGTGACCGTCCTCGACGCGACTGGCGACGCAGTGCAAAGCAACGCCATCTCGATTGACGCATCGGTTGCTGTCACTTTCGAAAGCGGCCTCAGCGATGGCACCTACATCGTCAACTGGCGTGTCATCTCGGCAGACAGTCACCCCATCAGTGGCGCTTTCACGTTCAGTGTCGGTGCACCGAGTGACACTGTCGCTGACGTGGCGCCACCCGCTGCGGCACCGGGCACCGAAGCACTCACGGTAGGCACGCAGGCTGTGATGTATCTCGGTGGTCTCACCGCTGCAGGTCTCGTGTTCTTTCATTTCTTCGTGACCGCGCTGACGCGCGGCGGTATGCGGACCATGCGATGGGCTGCTGTCGCTGCCGCGTGCGGAATGATCGCCTATGTTCCCGCCGCGTATGTGTGGCAGAACGGCCTTGGGCTTACTTCGGTCTTTACGTGGGATGCGATTCGGGACAGCTTCCACACTGCGGGATCCTTCTCAGCGGCCTCGATCGCGGCCATGCTGGGGATTCTCGGTTTTGCCGGTGCCGTCACTGCGACGAGCGTGGCCTCTCGCAGCCCAGGGCGAGTTCTGGCGGCGATAGCGTGCGGCGGCGCTGGGCTTGCTTTGGGTTCACTGGTGCTGACGGGGCATACGCGAACGTTCGGTCCGCCGGTTGTGTTGCTGACCAGCGACGCGGTGCACGTCACGGCGGCTGCGCTGTGGCTGGGCGGCCTCATCGGTCTCGCCCTGGTGCTCCGAACGGGTGAGCGCGGCGCCGCAGCGGCTGTGGTGCGTTTCTCCAGCATCGCAGCGGCGGTGCTGGCGGCTTCCGCGATCACCGGGATTGTGATGGCGTGGCTAATTCTGGACTCGCTGCAGGCTCTGACCGGTACACGGTACGGCGTCACTCTGATGGTGAAGGCCGGTGCTGTAGCTGTTGTGGTCCTTCTGGCGGCGTGGAACAGGTGGAAGCTCGTTCCGACGGTGGGTTCCCGGCCGGATTCGTTGCGCAGGCTCCGCCGGATCGTGGGCGCTGAAGCGGTGCTGCTCCTCGGCGTTGCGTCAGTTACCGCGTTTCTCGTCTCCCAAAGCCCAACCACGGTGCCACGTGACGAGACGGGGCAGTACTCAGTCTCGCTCGGCGAGGCGACCCTTGACGCACACGTGTCGCCCTTGCGGGTGGGAATCAACGCGTTCGAGTTCACCATGCGGGACGAGGACGGACAGGCCATCGATGCAGTGAGCGAACCCGATTTACGGGTGTTCATGCCCGATCCTGGTATCGGCCCGCTCTCCCCCTCCGTGACCCAGACGGGGCTGGGACAGTACGAGGCAGTACTCGACTTACCGTTGCCTGGCGAATGGGAAATCACGGTCAGCGCCCGGCTTTCCCGGTTCGATAATCCCGTTGCGACAGTCACCGTGGAGGTGGCGGAATGA
- a CDS encoding ABC transporter substrate-binding protein, producing MIPPTRPAFCPARKFTAAAALPFVALLAASCGNSFNDTGDAETRAFTHSQGVTEIPVEPQRIVTTTDQNALLPLLELGITPVGSAGIELDGGQIRFRRTDGYDTTSVEPVGPYGAPNLEKIAALNPDVIVGYEYDSDMYDDLSAIAPTVLIQVFDRPLDDALLDFADLAGETDRAEEMQADFRARVDDFLDKLGDRKDTLSISLISQYEPGQFNRVDIGQATGTVMQALDLLRPAPQQGPGDFEDYSIETLGQHDADVVLVFDYSDDEGQRADNPLYNSPVFAELAATKAGQAYVIDGATTVGAAWGKMIAFLDELERILLAEDLRTDVVIEN from the coding sequence ATGATCCCGCCGACTCGGCCTGCCTTCTGCCCTGCCAGAAAGTTCACAGCCGCTGCCGCTCTCCCCTTCGTCGCCCTTCTCGCCGCATCATGCGGGAATTCGTTCAACGACACAGGGGACGCCGAAACCCGTGCATTCACCCATTCGCAGGGCGTGACCGAGATACCCGTCGAACCGCAGCGGATCGTCACGACAACCGATCAGAACGCTCTGCTGCCACTGCTCGAACTGGGGATCACCCCAGTTGGCAGCGCCGGGATCGAACTCGACGGCGGGCAGATCCGCTTCCGCCGCACCGACGGTTACGACACCACCTCGGTCGAGCCCGTAGGCCCCTACGGCGCTCCTAACCTGGAGAAAATAGCCGCTCTCAACCCCGATGTGATCGTTGGATACGAGTACGACAGCGACATGTATGACGACCTGTCCGCGATCGCCCCCACCGTGCTCATTCAGGTCTTCGATCGCCCTCTCGACGATGCGCTACTCGACTTCGCCGATCTCGCCGGAGAGACGGACCGGGCTGAAGAGATGCAAGCCGACTTCCGCGCCCGGGTTGACGACTTCCTCGACAAGCTCGGCGACCGCAAGGACACACTGTCCATCTCACTTATCAGCCAGTACGAGCCCGGCCAGTTCAACCGAGTCGATATTGGCCAGGCAACCGGAACCGTCATGCAAGCACTCGACCTGCTGCGACCCGCCCCCCAGCAGGGTCCCGGCGACTTCGAGGATTACAGCATCGAGACCCTAGGCCAGCATGATGCCGACGTGGTGCTCGTGTTCGACTACTCCGACGATGAGGGGCAGCGGGCGGACAACCCGCTGTACAACTCACCTGTCTTCGCCGAACTCGCTGCGACAAAAGCGGGGCAGGCCTACGTCATCGACGGCGCCACAACCGTCGGCGCCGCGTGGGGCAAAATGATCGCGTTCCTCGACGAACTCGAACGCATCTTGCTCGCCGAGGACCTCCGCACCGACGTCGTGATCGAGAACTAG
- a CDS encoding DUF418 domain-containing protein, translating into MEVAGTTTASREVRSTRNALLDVARGVAILGTLATNIWIFANPAGIIGLLEQPVLPLDDAASWAEAVFRSLANGKFLALLTILFGVGIEIQRRSAERRGQRWPGRYLWRAAILLLDGILHYLLVVEFDILMGYAVTSMIVAYLVLTSDTAQRRWMITAGTVHVLLVSLVTVALLADPLPTAPDPAVLAEGVRLFADGTWWEQVQFRVEHAGMLRAEAIFVIPYSVMLFLAGAKLYRAGAFDASSRGRQLRTRMLIIGSVALPANMAVGLAGGSSLLMVDRYILPPLVALFYIALTAIVVDRLRAGSPLIAGVSNVGRMALSCYIGQNIVGSILFYGWGFGLAATLEPHGPWPVFAIYLALCAALIVFSTVWLRFFQQGPFEAAWRYVYELP; encoded by the coding sequence ATGGAGGTAGCTGGAACTACCACCGCGTCACGCGAGGTGAGATCGACGCGGAACGCGCTGCTTGATGTCGCACGCGGGGTGGCGATCCTTGGCACGCTCGCCACCAACATCTGGATCTTTGCCAACCCCGCAGGAATTATCGGGTTGCTCGAACAGCCCGTCCTGCCTCTCGACGACGCCGCGTCGTGGGCCGAAGCGGTATTCCGGTCGCTCGCCAACGGAAAGTTTCTGGCGCTGCTCACGATCCTCTTCGGTGTGGGTATCGAAATACAGCGTCGCTCAGCGGAACGACGCGGCCAGCGCTGGCCCGGCCGCTACCTATGGCGGGCGGCGATACTCCTGCTCGACGGAATTCTGCACTACCTGCTCGTCGTCGAGTTCGACATTCTGATGGGGTACGCCGTCACCTCGATGATCGTCGCCTACCTCGTCCTGACGAGCGACACGGCGCAGCGCCGCTGGATGATCACCGCGGGCACCGTTCACGTCCTGCTCGTCAGCCTCGTGACGGTCGCGCTACTCGCTGATCCGCTGCCGACCGCCCCTGACCCGGCAGTGCTTGCCGAAGGTGTGCGCCTGTTTGCCGACGGAACTTGGTGGGAGCAGGTGCAGTTCAGGGTGGAGCATGCCGGCATGCTCCGCGCTGAAGCGATCTTCGTGATTCCCTACAGCGTCATGCTCTTCCTGGCTGGCGCGAAGCTTTACCGTGCGGGCGCATTCGACGCCAGCAGTCGCGGCAGGCAGCTGCGCACGCGGATGCTGATTATCGGCTCCGTTGCGCTTCCCGCCAACATGGCGGTCGGGCTCGCGGGCGGATCGTCGCTCCTCATGGTCGACCGCTACATACTGCCGCCACTTGTGGCCCTGTTCTACATCGCGCTCACCGCGATAGTCGTCGACCGTCTGCGGGCGGGATCACCGCTGATCGCCGGGGTATCGAACGTCGGACGTATGGCGCTGTCCTGCTACATCGGGCAGAACATTGTCGGCTCAATCCTCTTCTACGGCTGGGGATTCGGCCTCGCTGCCACACTGGAACCGCACGGCCCCTGGCCGGTATTCGCGATCTACCTCGCGCTGTGCGCGGCTCTGATCGTGTTCAGCACAGTCTGGCTGCGATTCTTTCAGCAGGGCCCGTTCGAAGCGGCGTGGCGGTACGTCTACGAGCTTCCGTGA